From the candidate division KSB1 bacterium genome, one window contains:
- a CDS encoding MarC family NAAT transporter, with translation MSAAFTAVILTTFIALFPIVNPFGAVPFFLSISANLTPDRRSRILRKTTVYVFFILVVFLFAGNLVLRFFNISLPAIRIAGGLLLYRIGQNMLMARPKFETTKEEEDESLHKQDVSFTPLAMPMLSGPGSIAVALGLSDQIRNLSDYAAMTVAVLLVAGATFLILRASTFLLRLLGYNGMNVMTRMMGFITLCISVQFIVNGTTAVLRTL, from the coding sequence GTGTCGGCAGCTTTTACGGCAGTAATCTTGACGACGTTTATCGCCCTTTTCCCGATCGTCAATCCCTTCGGCGCCGTGCCCTTTTTTCTTTCCATCTCCGCCAACCTGACGCCCGACCGACGCAGCCGCATTCTGCGCAAAACGACCGTTTATGTTTTTTTCATTCTGGTTGTTTTTCTCTTTGCCGGCAATTTGGTGCTGCGATTCTTCAACATCTCCTTGCCCGCTATCCGCATTGCGGGCGGCCTGCTGCTCTACCGTATCGGACAAAATATGCTCATGGCGCGGCCGAAATTCGAAACCACCAAAGAGGAAGAAGATGAATCGCTGCACAAGCAGGATGTCTCGTTTACGCCGCTGGCCATGCCGATGCTCAGCGGGCCTGGCTCCATTGCCGTGGCTCTTGGACTTTCGGACCAAATTCGCAATTTGAGTGATTATGCCGCCATGACGGTCGCGGTTCTTCTGGTGGCCGGTGCCACCTTTCTCATTTTGCGCGCTTCCACATTTTTACTGCGCCTTCTCGGTTACAACGGCATGAACGTCATGACACGGATGATGGGATTTATTACGCTCTGCATCAGCGTCCAGTTTATCGTCAACGGCACAACGGCGGTTCTGCGAACACTTTAA